A region of the Exiguobacterium aurantiacum DSM 6208 genome:
TTCGTACGACAAAAACGATCTTTGAAACCCAGCTTCGCCACCAGACGACACCGGTCGCTTCGGCTGCCCTTGGCCGGACGATGACGATCGGTACGATGATCGGGGCGATGCAAAAAGGTGCCGCCCGTGTCACGCTTAAAGTCGAAGGTGACGGTCCGATCGGGAAAATCATCGTCGATGCCGACACAGCCGGCGATGTCCGTGGTTACGTGTCACATCCGCGCGTCGAAGGTGGAACGTTCGTCAACGACCACGGATTGACGAAACTGAAAGTCGGTGAAGTCGTCGGTCGCGGTACGATCTCGGTCATCAAAGATCTCGGGTTGAAAGACTATGTCGGTGGATCGTCTGAAATCCAAACCGGAGAGATCAGTGAAGACTTCACGTACTACTTCGCGACGTCAGAACAAGTTCCGTCAATCGTCGGTGCGGGCGTTCTCGTCCTTCCGGAAGATGAATCGATTCTTGCCGCGGGTGGGATCATCGTGCAATTGATGCCGGATGCGTCAGAAGAAACGATTCAAGCGTTAGAGAACGCGTTGAAGACGTTCCCGCCGGTCTCTGTGTTAATTGGTGAAGAGAAGACGCCGGAAGAGATGCTCGGCATGCTCCTCGGGGACAGTCTCGAACTGCTCGACAACAAACCGGTCCAGTTCAACTGCACGTGCAGCCGCGACCGGATGGAAGGCGCCATCATCGGCCTCGGTGCCGAAGAGATTCGTCAAATGATCGAAGAAGACGGCGGAGCCGAAGCGGTCTGCCATTTTTGTGGGGAAAAGTATCACTTCTCAGCTGAACAGTTAGAAACGATGAAACAGCAAGCACGTTAAGCGGTTCGTTCCAAATTGCATATTTTCAAACTGATAGGGTATGATTACAATATCGGAATAGTCGGAATTATGGAGGAGGAAATAGCATGCGTATCGTAGATTCAGTGACAGATTTGATTGGGAAGACACCGATTGTGAAATTGAACGGTCTTACGGGACCGGATGACGCCACGGTTTATATGAAGTTGGAGTATATGAATCCAGGGTCGAGTGTAAAAGACCGGATTGCCTTAGCGATGATCGAGGCGGCCGAAAAAGACGGTGCCTTAAAACCGGGTGACACGATCATTGAACCGACGAGCGGGAACACCGGAATCGGTTTGGCGATGGTCAGTGCCGCTAAAGGGTACAAGACCATTCTCGTCATGCCGGAAACGATGAGCATGGAACGTCGCAACTTACTTCGCGGTTATGGCGCTGAGCTCATCTTGACGCCAGGTCCGGAAGGGATGGGCGGAGCGATTCGCCGCGCGACAGAAGAAGCTGAGGCGAACGGATATTTCCTCCCCCAACAATTCAACAACGTGGCCAACCCGAACGTCCATGAGATGACGACAGGACCAGAAATCGTCGAGGCGTTTGAAGCGGCCGGTTTGGACGTCGATGCGTTCATCGCGGGCGTCGGTACAGGCGGTACGATCACGGGAGCCGGTAAAGTGTTGAAGGCGAAATACCCAGACGTGCAAATTTTGGCGGTCGAGCCAGTCGATTCACCGGTCTTGTCGGGCGGAAAGCCTGGTCCGCATAAAATCCAAGGAATCGGGGCCGGCTTTATCCCTTCGATCCTCGATACGGAGATTTATGAAGGCGTCCTTCAAATCACGACGGACCAAGCGTTCGAATATGCTCGACTCGCGGCGCGTACGAACGGCGTCCTCGGCGGCATCTCGTCAGGTGCGGCCATCGCTGCAGCAGTCGACACAGCTAAACGACTCGGCAAAGGCAAAAACGTGCTTGCGATCATCCCGTCGAACGGGGAACGGTACTTGAGCACACCGCTCTATCAATTCGACGAAGAATCGGACAGCGTTCGTTCATAAGGAAAAGGGGCAGTTACCGAGAGACAACATCTTTCGGGAACTGCCTTTTCTTGTGTACAATTAAAGGCATGAACTA
Encoded here:
- the hslO gene encoding Hsp33 family molecular chaperone HslO encodes the protein MIQPEQQALLDQMKADYLVRALGFNGEVRAFAVRTTKTIFETQLRHQTTPVASAALGRTMTIGTMIGAMQKGAARVTLKVEGDGPIGKIIVDADTAGDVRGYVSHPRVEGGTFVNDHGLTKLKVGEVVGRGTISVIKDLGLKDYVGGSSEIQTGEISEDFTYYFATSEQVPSIVGAGVLVLPEDESILAAGGIIVQLMPDASEETIQALENALKTFPPVSVLIGEEKTPEEMLGMLLGDSLELLDNKPVQFNCTCSRDRMEGAIIGLGAEEIRQMIEEDGGAEAVCHFCGEKYHFSAEQLETMKQQAR
- the cysK gene encoding cysteine synthase A, coding for MRIVDSVTDLIGKTPIVKLNGLTGPDDATVYMKLEYMNPGSSVKDRIALAMIEAAEKDGALKPGDTIIEPTSGNTGIGLAMVSAAKGYKTILVMPETMSMERRNLLRGYGAELILTPGPEGMGGAIRRATEEAEANGYFLPQQFNNVANPNVHEMTTGPEIVEAFEAAGLDVDAFIAGVGTGGTITGAGKVLKAKYPDVQILAVEPVDSPVLSGGKPGPHKIQGIGAGFIPSILDTEIYEGVLQITTDQAFEYARLAARTNGVLGGISSGAAIAAAVDTAKRLGKGKNVLAIIPSNGERYLSTPLYQFDEESDSVRS